The genomic DNA TTATTTATCCATATATTTGAGAAAATCAAGAATTCATAATTGAATATAAGGATATGACTTTTGAACTAAATCAACCTTCAGAAGAAGGATGATTACAAGAAGGAACAAAAGATATAATTCAAGAATATGCAAAGGATGTTGTAGAAGAAATTGCTGGTTCTAAAACTAAAATCTCTGATGAAGAAAAAGAAGAACTTGAAAAGCAACAAATTCTTTCAGGTCTAAGATCAATCATTTGGTATTATACATATTATGGAAACGATAATACAATTAATGAATTTACTACAAAAACTGAAGCAAGACCTCTAGAAGTGGGAGATATTTTTACTATAGAAGGTCAAAAAGCAATTGCTAATTTTGGGGATTATCAAAACAGAAATATTAATAATTATGTAATTCTTTCAATTTTAGAGCAATTAAAAAATCAATCAAATGATTCATTTTTGTATGAAAATTTTATTAATGTAAATATTAAAATGCAAAAAGGTGCAGAAGATCATTTTATTTATAATATGTCAAATGTTAGTGCACTAAGTGGAAATGATCCATATGATATAAATAATATTATTTTGCAAAGTGGAAGATTACCAGAAAAAAATAATGAAATCATTATTAGTGATGCTTACGCTAAAAATCAAAATAAAAAAATTGGAGATGAAATATTATTAGGTGTTGATCAACCTTATCAAGGCTCAACAAATTTTCCTAAACCATTGCCATTTAAAATTGTTGGTATTGGTCTAAAATACAGTTCATTAACGCCAATTAATTTCTCATCATTTTCAGATTCTATTAAAAACTATGGTCAAGTATTTTTAAAAAATAGTTTTTTTACAGAAGAAAAAGATGAAAATGGCTATACATTTAGTGAACTATTTACAACAGATAATATGACATCAAATTCTGCACTTGGATTTTACTTATTTTATCGTGAAGAAACTTTTATAACTAAGAATAGTAATAACTATAATCTTAATGAACTTTTCTCAAGCAATATAGTAAACAGTAATAAAAAAGATTCATCATTGACAAATCTATCAATTTTATCTCCTGGTACAACTATATTTAAAGAACCAAGTGAGCATAGTGTTATAGCCACATTGACAAATTTATATATAATTACATGAATTTATGTCATGATTGGAGCAATTCTATTTTTATTAGGATTTATGTTTATACTATTTGTTCTTAAAAAAGAAATTAATAATACAAGAAAGCAATTGGGAGTTTTTAAATCACTTGGATATAGAACTAGTGAGCTTACATGAGTGTTCTCACTAAAAACATTCTTAACTATGATTATAGGAATAGGAATAGGGTATTTACTTTCTTTCCCATTCCAAATTGATAGTGCAACCAAACAGTTTAGTACGTTTGTTATTTTTGACTTTCAAACAATATATGCTTCTCCAATATTTTTAATGGTCTTAATGATAATTGTGCCAATTCTATTTGCTGGACTAAGTTATTTGATCATATTTAAATTCCTTAATGAAGGAGCTTTATCTTTATTAACATCGGGACCTAAAAAAAGTAAATCAGATGTAATTGTTTTAATATTAAAAATTATATTTTTCCCTGCTTTAATTTATTCTTTATTTAACTGAATTATTTTAAAAATATTGAGAAAAAGAAATAAGGGATTTACATTTAGAATGCAACATGCATTTGTCTCTGCGGGGAAAGGTAAGTTTACTCTTATTATGGGATTATTCTTATTTAGTTCATTCTTATTTACTTTGCAATTAAGAGCAATGCCTGTAATTAAAAATATGATTGAAGGAGCTTATAATATTTATACTAAAGATGTTAACCATTATTATTCTTTTAAAAATGTTGTACCAATTAAAGTCTCGCCAAATGGAATACATCAAGATATTACAAAAGAAAATTATGGTCTTAAATATGAAAATATTGAAACTCAAAAAGTTGAAGAGTTTATTAGAAATTCACAAGAGGATAAATACAAAACTACAAATAATTTTTCTTTATTAATGTCTAATATTTCTAAGGCAAGAGATGAAATTATGAATACAGAATATTGAGAAAGTAATAAAGAAGTAATTTCTGGTATGGCTACATTAACTGCCTTAGTTACACCACTAAACCAAAAAATATCTACAAATCAAAATCTTTTAAATAGAATAGAAGTTCCTCAAGAAATTCCAGAGTATTCAATTCTAAAAGTAACTCCAGAACAAATGGGAGGTATCTTTTTGGATGATATTGGAAAATTAGCTTGTGTATCTCCTTTAGGTATGAACTATAAAGGTAGTTGTGAAGATATTGAATCTGTTAAAAAATATTTTATAGATGACTTAAATAATATTCTTCCTAAAAATCAAACAAGAGCCGAAATTAAGTTAAGTAATACTTTAGTTAATTTATTAACAACCTTTGCAAAAATGAAAGAGGGAATTAACTCTCTATTAAGTGTTAACAAAGTAATATTTAATGGAAATGATGAAGCCCTTCAAGCAATATTGCCATATCATATTAAAAATAATAATGATGTAGATATTGAAAACTCTATTTTAAGATTAATTGACACAACAAATAAAATTGGGGGAAACACAAGAGCTGTTGTAAATCTTGACTCAGTAAGTGAAAAAGCAATGAATGAATTACAAGAGAGTAATAAAGATTATGTTAATGCTGTAATATCATTTAGACTTTCAAAAATTTTAAATAAAAATGTTGGAGATGTATTTGAAATCACTTTAGGAAAAGATAAAACTGTTAATATAAGAATTGCTTCAATAAATGAAAATGATACATTGCTTCAAGATATTTATGTTGATTATTCAACATTTATAAAAAATGTAAATGAAGTTGAATCAATAGATACAGATGAGTTATTATTCAACTCAATAATAAGTACAAAAGTTGCAAGTGAAGGTAAAATTGATTTAAAAGATGTTGCTGGTTCTCAAAGAAATTTTAGATACTCAAGAGATACTTATACAATTGCATCTTCACAAAATAAGCCATGACTAGGTAGTATTTTAGCACCATCAATAAATGGAAATTCATTGGATAAGCCAACATCTGTAAATTTCTTTATGGACTCATCTGTAATTACATTACCTATATTAAAGTCTGTAATAAATCAGGTGCTTGGCAAAATGACAAAAGCAATGTTGATGTATATTTTAATTGATATAGTTCTTCTTATTATTTTATTGATAGTAATTATGAATATTATTATTACTGACTCAATAAATGTTATTACAATAATGAGGTCCCTAGGATATAAAAATGGTGAAATTAATTGAATGGTTATGGGTAAATATATCTCAGGTTCAGCAATTAGTTACTTATTTGCATTCTTAGCTTCACTTGTAGTGTGATCTGGAATTCAAGCATTCGTTTGAGGTAGATTTAAAGTATTAATAGCTTTACCTTCATTACCTTGAATACCATTTGTTTCTGCAATAATTTTAGGAGCAATTCTTTACATTGGTTGAACTGCAGCTATGCTACAAATTAAAAAACGCCCACTGACATTGCTAGTTAGTTAATAATTAGGTATAATTTTTATATTAAAAATAAGGGAGTAAATAAAATGCCATTACCAAAGCAAAAAGTTGAAAATTCAAGTGATGTTTGTTGTCCTGGCGGAGCACACAATTGCTTCACTTGTAGAGTTTGTAGTGGTTCATTTCATGGATGTCAAAGTTGTTTAAAATGTATAGGATGTCAAGTTTGTTTATCAAAAGAATGTCCTTGTTGCGTTAAAGGTACTATAAAACAACAACAAAATAATGCTAAATATAATAAA from Spiroplasma endosymbiont of Cantharis nigra includes the following:
- a CDS encoding ABC transporter permease; this encodes MKNIFKSYMKAFLKAWVETLGTIMFLMIFTMLIFGMLATPLQLSLKASSVKKNTNLWQEQWQGITKMDDDFIYPYIWENQEFIIEYKDMTFELNQPSEEGWLQEGTKDIIQEYAKDVVEEIAGSKTKISDEEKEELEKQQILSGLRSIIWYYTYYGNDNTINEFTTKTEARPLEVGDIFTIEGQKAIANFGDYQNRNINNYVILSILEQLKNQSNDSFLYENFINVNIKMQKGAEDHFIYNMSNVSALSGNDPYDINNIILQSGRLPEKNNEIIISDAYAKNQNKKIGDEILLGVDQPYQGSTNFPKPLPFKIVGIGLKYSSLTPINFSSFSDSIKNYGQVFLKNSFFTEEKDENGYTFSELFTTDNMTSNSALGFYLFYREETFITKNSNNYNLNELFSSNIVNSNKKDSSLTNLSILSPGTTIFKEPSEHSVIATLTNLYIITWIYVMIGAILFLLGFMFILFVLKKEINNTRKQLGVFKSLGYRTSELTWVFSLKTFLTMIIGIGIGYLLSFPFQIDSATKQFSTFVIFDFQTIYASPIFLMVLMIIVPILFAGLSYLIIFKFLNEGALSLLTSGPKKSKSDVIVLILKIIFFPALIYSLFNWIILKILRKRNKGFTFRMQHAFVSAGKGKFTLIMGLFLFSSFLFTLQLRAMPVIKNMIEGAYNIYTKDVNHYYSFKNVVPIKVSPNGIHQDITKENYGLKYENIETQKVEEFIRNSQEDKYKTTNNFSLLMSNISKARDEIMNTEYWESNKEVISGMATLTALVTPLNQKISTNQNLLNRIEVPQEIPEYSILKVTPEQMGGIFLDDIGKLACVSPLGMNYKGSCEDIESVKKYFIDDLNNILPKNQTRAEIKLSNTLVNLLTTFAKMKEGINSLLSVNKVIFNGNDEALQAILPYHIKNNNDVDIENSILRLIDTTNKIGGNTRAVVNLDSVSEKAMNELQESNKDYVNAVISFRLSKILNKNVGDVFEITLGKDKTVNIRIASINENDTLLQDIYVDYSTFIKNVNEVESIDTDELLFNSIISTKVASEGKIDLKDVAGSQRNFRYSRDTYTIASSQNKPWLGSILAPSINGNSLDKPTSVNFFMDSSVITLPILKSVINQVLGKMTKAMLMYILIDIVLLIILLIVIMNIIITDSINVITIMRSLGYKNGEINWMVMGKYISGSAISYLFAFLASLVVWSGIQAFVWGRFKVLIALPSLPWIPFVSAIILGAILYIGWTAAMLQIKKRPLTLLVS